Proteins encoded by one window of Primulina huaijiensis isolate GDHJ02 chromosome 1, ASM1229523v2, whole genome shotgun sequence:
- the LOC140991073 gene encoding uncharacterized protein, producing MQVGVRLNFVVIEDVTEIYNLECIGSITFLFVATFFCGVLFVSPCTRPAVKQRSDDCGSVVLLYWASKLIEPSTSRHAHGNKMSVTFPSPSQDSVTSKYVVPLVSLVSDEEDNGDDKRPAPSKTITDLGFSASISLKRTAARKKSFDHVANTYYEEQMKHLTTKKRGCVAETGVIKKRAGEDSCVPVVVIDTSGESSG from the exons ATGCAAGTAGGTGTAAGACTTAACTTTGTTGTTATTGAAGATGTTAcagaaatatataatttagaaTGTATTGGCAGcattacatttttatttgtaGCTACGTTTTTCTGTGGTGTTTTATTTGTAAGCCCATGTACACGGCCTGCAGTGAAGCAACGCTCAGATGACT GTGGTTCAGTGGTGCTTCTTTATTGGGCTTCAAAGTTAATTGAACCTTCCACATCGCGGCATGCACATGGCAATAAG ATGTCTGTGACTTTCCCTTCTCCTTCTCAAGATTCTGTCACCAGCAAGTATGTGGTACCACTGGTTTCCCTGGTATCCGATGAAGAAGACAATGGTGATGATAAACGACCAGCACCATCCAAGACAATAACTGATCTCGGTTTCTCTGCTTCAATTTCCCTGAAGAGAACAGCAGCCAGGAAAAAGTCGTTCGACCATGTGGCTAACACGTACTACGAAGAACAAATGAAGCATTTGACAACCAAGAAGCGTGGCTGTGTTGCAGAGACTGGTGTGATCAAGAAGCGAGCTGGAGAAGATAGTTGTGTACCGGTTGTTGTCATCGACACTTCAGGGGAGTCAAGCGGGTAA